Sequence from the Actinomyces slackii genome:
TGGCCCCCCTCATCATCGGTGCCCACGCCCTCGACCCCCACCAGCTCCGAAGCCGTCGAGCCCGCAGCGCCCGCCACGGTCGAATCCGGGCCGGCCGCGCCACCCGTGTCAGAGCCTCCCGCGTCAGAGCCCTCGGCCCAGCAGGCGCCCGCCCCGGCGCCGACTCCAACGGATGATGATCTCGACGATGATGACGACGACCTCGGTGAGGTCGACATCGACGACTGAGGCCGACGGTCCGCCGCCAGGGCCCGGCAGCGCCGGCGCGACCACCCCGGTTCACACGAGGCGGTAACCCATCCCTCGCACGGTCTGGACCCGGTCCTTGCCGAGTTTGGCGCGCAGATACGAGATGTAGACCTCCACCACATTGGAGCCGGGGTCGAAGTCATAGCCCCACACCGAGCTCAGCAGTTGCTCGCGACTGAGGACCTGACCGGGGTGGCGCATGAGGGTCTCCGCCAGGGCGAACTCTCGGGCGGAGAGCTCGATGATCCGGCCATCGGCCTCCATGGTGCGCGTGCGCAGGTCCAGGACCAGGTCCCGGTGGGTGAGCTGGGTGGGGTCGGCCGCTGCTGAGGCATCTGAGCGCAGGCGCACCCGGATGCGGGCGAGGAGTTCCTCGAAGGAGAAGGGCTTGGGCATGTAGTCGTCGGCCCCTCCTTCCAGGCCGGCGACCCTGTCGGCCACCGAGGAGCGGGCGGTGAGCATGATCACAGGGGTGGAGACGCCCTGCCC
This genomic interval carries:
- a CDS encoding response regulator transcription factor yields the protein MSSILVVEDETRIASFLVKGLRAAGFTAQTTASGNEAIHLAVQDDIDLIILDVGLPDTDGFAVLEQIRGQGVSTPVIMLTARSSVADRVAGLEGGADDYMPKPFSFEELLARIRVRLRSDASAAADPTQLTHRDLVLDLRTRTMEADGRIIELSAREFALAETLMRHPGQVLSREQLLSSVWGYDFDPGSNVVEVYISYLRAKLGKDRVQTVRGMGYRLV